CGATGATCCCCTGGCCATCGCCCTGGCCAATCCGTGCCTCGAATCGATTGTCTCTCGAACGGACTCCACTCAGATTGGGCAGATCGACGTGGATGCCGCCGGAACCGGTTTCGATTCGCAGCACCATGTTTAGCGAATGATCGGTCTTGACTCGCACGCGGCCGCTACCGGTATCCAGACGCAGACTCCTCACGGCGCCGAGATCGCCCTCAACAATGATACTGCCGCTGCCGGTATCGATATCGACAATTTTGCCTGCCGTGATATTTTTCGCACTCACGCCGCCTGAGCCCGTATCCACTTTTAGCGAACCGGTGACTTTATTCAGAATTACCCGCCCGGAACCGGTATCAACGAGTATTTCTTCTGCCTGTACATTGCTCAGTTCGACAGAACCAGATCCCGTATCGGCATTCACATTGCCTTCGACATCGGTGACGGTGACAGAGCCGGAACCGGTATCGGCGTTAACATTGCCTTCGACATCGGTGATGGTGACAGACCCGGAGCCGGTGTCGGCGTGTATGTCTCCTGCATAACCGGTAACGCTAACGCGGCCAGAACCGGTGTCGGCGCGCAAAGACCCGCGGCTCTTTTCAATACTGATCGCCCCCGAACTGGTATCGAGATCCAGATCTGCATGCACGCCGTTGCCTTTGATCGGGCCAAACCGGTTTTTTACCTGCAGGCGGCTCCCGGCCGGCACGCGGATTACCAGATCCACATGAACTTTCAGTGCATCGTTCCTGGATTTGCTATTGACCGATACTCTCTTTTTCTGATACCGGGTCCTCGCCCAATTGTTGCCCCGCCTTGCACCGTCCTTGTATGTGTATTTTCGATAATCGTCCACCGGGTACAGCACCTGGAAATGATGCTTGCCGCCTTTCTTTACTGAATAGAAGCCAATCAAATCGGCGACCTCAGACGCGGCCAGGCCTGCACTTTTGTCTGCCTTCACGGTCGCCTGGATTTCGAATTTATCGCCGGTCGCCGCTAACAGCTTTATCGAGCCGGCCAGGTTGTCGACCTCCAGGACCTGGCTATCGACGGTGAATTCCTTCTTTGTCTCAACATCCGCTGCGGATAAAGGGCCTGCAAGGGCAAAGGCCACGAACGTCAGCCAGATGGGGAGTAGTGTTTTCATTTTGTTCATTGGCTTGTCTCCGGAATACCATTGGTTAAATCTGTATGGCATTTGATGCGCGAACGAGGGCCCTGGTTTAAATCGGGGTCCGTAGTGTGGTTTTTTTGCGCTATTGCTTTCCTCAGGTCTCGTCGCGGTAACGGCGAAGGAAGATCGCGCCGGTGATGAATCCCGCGGCAACGATAATTCCGCCGTACAACCCGGGCTCTGAAAGTAGCTGTGTAAAACTGACCATCTGGCTAATAGAAGCGGGCACTGATACGTCAAGGCTCCCATGCAGGCTTCTGGAAACAATGTCTACCGAGGATGCCGTATCCCGAAACATGACGAGAAAGCCTTCTACGCGACTAGTTAGCAGGTTCCGGAAATACTCACTGTCGAACAACCAACGCTCGACAAAAACAATACTAAGCGGCGGTAGCACAGCCCAAAGAAATACCGAGCGTCGCGCCCAGACTGAGACCAGCAGCAACCAGCTGGCAATCGGCAGATACCACAACAACAGGCCGGCGCCGCTTTCTATCGCAATTGCGATACCGTGAAACAAGGTGTCCGGCTGCCACAGGACCAGCCAGCCGTTCCCGCCAAGCAGGCCGATTGTGACCGCCGCGATGAGTTGCAAAACGATCCAGCACACCACAACAGAAAACAGCGCGACAACCGGCACCAAAACGGTGGCTGTTACGAGCTTTGACAGTACGGTCTCAGTATCCGAGATTGGCAACGACTTCCAAAAAAGGATGCTGCGATTCTTGCGCTCTGCATACAAACTATCGAGCATGTAAAATATTGCGACAACCGTTCCTGCTAAAAAAATGATAATGAAAAGTAAGGACATTATGATCGGGCTGCCAACTCGTAGATAATGCGGCGCAAGCATTTCCGACGATAGATTACGTTCTACCATCCACTCGGAAAATTGACCTGCGGCCCCGAATTCACCGCCGGCCGCAACCTTGAAGAGCACAAGCAGAGTTACAACGATTAATACAGCAGCCGTAATCACCGGCCCGCGAATCAGGCCTTTGTGTTCCCAGGTCTCCCGGCGAATCAGGTATGCAAATGCGTTCATGCGGCCTCCCCTCGGACCTTCGCCACAAACAAGTCGGCAACGCTAGGCGTACGAACGTCGCCGAGCTCGCTCAGCTTATCCTTTGCAATGCCGTCGTAAAGAAAAACGGAACGGCCAAAATCCTGGTGCTGATATACGGGCCGCAAGGATTCCGCCCGTTCCCGGTTATCCGGGTGGACCGCCACTTCCACGAAATTTTCGGCCACCGCCTCCATGCTGGCGTCCAGGACGATGCGTCCCTTATTGATGAACAGCAGATCGGTGAGAATGTACTCGATCTCCTC
Above is a window of Pseudomonadota bacterium DNA encoding:
- a CDS encoding DUF4097 family beta strand repeat protein, whose translation is MNKMKTLLPIWLTFVAFALAGPLSAADVETKKEFTVDSQVLEVDNLAGSIKLLAATGDKFEIQATVKADKSAGLAASEVADLIGFYSVKKGGKHHFQVLYPVDDYRKYTYKDGARRGNNWARTRYQKKRVSVNSKSRNDALKVHVDLVIRVPAGSRLQVKNRFGPIKGNGVHADLDLDTSSGAISIEKSRGSLRADTGSGRVSVTGYAGDIHADTGSGSVTITDVEGNVNADTGSGSVTVTDVEGNVNADTGSGSVELSNVQAEEILVDTGSGRVILNKVTGSLKVDTGSGGVSAKNITAGKIVDIDTGSGSIIVEGDLGAVRSLRLDTGSGRVRVKTDHSLNMVLRIETGSGGIHVDLPNLSGVRSRDNRFEARIGQGDGQGIIDTGSGSVSVSMK
- a CDS encoding ABC-2 transporter permease codes for the protein MITAAVLIVVTLLVLFKVAAGGEFGAAGQFSEWMVERNLSSEMLAPHYLRVGSPIIMSLLFIIIFLAGTVVAIFYMLDSLYAERKNRSILFWKSLPISDTETVLSKLVTATVLVPVVALFSVVVCWIVLQLIAAVTIGLLGGNGWLVLWQPDTLFHGIAIAIESGAGLLLWYLPIASWLLLVSVWARRSVFLWAVLPPLSIVFVERWLFDSEYFRNLLTSRVEGFLVMFRDTASSVDIVSRSLHGSLDVSVPASISQMVSFTQLLSEPGLYGGIIVAAGFITGAIFLRRYRDET